In Deinococcus carri, one DNA window encodes the following:
- a CDS encoding glycoside hydrolase family 2 protein, whose product MPHSTHPTPLLERDHWRDLGGTWRFCFDDGSGWKHPSEVTFDREIVVPYPPESRRSGIHDENFHGVVWYGLTLTLTPEERVGRLLLHFGAVDYSATVWANGRLVAQHEGGHTPFTADITQQVQAGETVEIVVRAQDNPHDLTQPRGKQDWHLLPHSIWYPRTTGIWQTVWLESVPQTYLQQVTWMGDLERWEIGLQLEVAGPLPPGLSVRVRLYRDQDLLADDRYALNHPELARRIALPDPGIDDFRNELLWSPGHPRLLRARLDLLVGEQVIDRVRSYAALRSVGVRGNRFLLNGRPYYLKMVLDQGYWPDSLMTATDEELRRDVELTRQLGFNGARKHQKIESPRWLYWCDVLGLLVWEEMPSPYRFTPGAVRRLTQEWQEVIARDRSHPCIVAWVPFNESWGVPDLPSNPAHRDYVRALYHLTKTLDPSRPVIGNDGWEHVATDILTIHDYADDPEALRQRYGTLESTRLTLRQQQPADRVLTLTGFQEAEQPVVLSEFGGIAYIPNHASGWGYSQSQSEVDFLDDYAALLAAIHDCYGLSGFCYTQLTDTFQEKNGLLYADRTPKADLLRLARSTQGNRTAREMTIDPLLNPYGHSARWLGHEEGVLLFPEDAEGG is encoded by the coding sequence TTGCCCCACTCTACCCACCCCACCCCGCTGCTCGAACGCGACCACTGGCGCGATCTGGGCGGCACCTGGCGCTTTTGCTTCGATGACGGCTCCGGCTGGAAGCACCCCAGCGAGGTCACCTTCGACCGCGAGATTGTGGTGCCCTATCCGCCCGAGAGCCGGCGCAGCGGCATCCACGACGAGAACTTTCATGGGGTGGTGTGGTACGGCCTGACCCTCACCCTGACGCCCGAGGAGCGCGTGGGGCGGCTGCTGCTGCACTTCGGGGCGGTGGACTACAGCGCGACCGTGTGGGCCAATGGCCGCCTGGTGGCCCAGCACGAGGGCGGCCACACGCCCTTTACCGCCGACATCACCCAGCAGGTGCAGGCGGGCGAGACGGTCGAGATCGTGGTGCGTGCCCAGGACAACCCCCACGACCTGACCCAGCCGCGCGGCAAGCAGGACTGGCACCTCCTGCCGCATTCCATCTGGTATCCCCGGACCACCGGCATCTGGCAGACGGTGTGGCTGGAGAGCGTGCCCCAGACCTATCTCCAGCAGGTGACCTGGATGGGCGACCTGGAACGCTGGGAAATCGGCCTCCAGCTGGAAGTCGCCGGGCCGCTGCCCCCCGGTCTGAGCGTGCGGGTGCGGCTGTACCGCGACCAGGACCTGCTGGCCGACGACCGCTACGCCCTGAACCACCCGGAACTGGCCCGCCGGATCGCCCTGCCCGACCCTGGCATCGACGACTTTCGCAACGAGCTGCTGTGGAGTCCGGGGCACCCGCGCCTGCTGCGGGCACGGCTGGACCTGCTGGTGGGCGAGCAGGTGATCGACCGCGTTCGCAGCTACGCGGCCCTGCGCTCGGTCGGGGTGCGCGGCAACCGCTTCCTGCTCAATGGCCGCCCCTATTACCTCAAGATGGTGCTGGATCAGGGCTACTGGCCCGACAGCCTGATGACTGCCACCGACGAGGAACTGCGCCGCGACGTGGAGCTGACCCGGCAACTGGGCTTCAACGGGGCGCGCAAACATCAGAAGATCGAAAGCCCCCGCTGGCTGTACTGGTGCGACGTGCTGGGCCTGCTCGTCTGGGAGGAGATGCCCAGCCCCTACCGCTTCACGCCGGGGGCGGTGCGCCGCCTGACCCAGGAGTGGCAGGAGGTGATCGCGCGCGACCGCTCGCACCCCTGCATCGTGGCCTGGGTACCCTTCAACGAGTCCTGGGGCGTGCCAGACCTGCCCAGCAACCCGGCCCACCGCGACTACGTGCGGGCGCTCTACCACCTCACCAAGACGCTCGACCCCTCGCGGCCCGTGATCGGCAACGACGGCTGGGAACACGTGGCGACCGACATCCTGACCATCCACGACTACGCCGACGACCCCGAGGCCCTGCGCCAGCGCTACGGTACCCTGGAGTCCACCCGGCTGACCCTCCGCCAGCAGCAGCCCGCCGACCGGGTGCTGACCCTGACCGGCTTTCAGGAGGCCGAGCAGCCGGTGGTGCTGTCCGAGTTCGGCGGCATCGCCTACATTCCTAACCACGCCAGCGGCTGGGGCTACAGCCAGTCGCAGAGCGAGGTGGACTTTCTGGACGACTACGCGGCGCTGCTGGCGGCCATCCACGACTGCTACGGCCTGTCGGGCTTCTGCTACACCCAGCTCACCGACACCTTTCAGGAGAAAAACGGCCTGCTGTATGCCGACCGCACGCCCAAGGCCGACCTCCTGCGCCTGGCCCGCAGCACCCAGGGCAACCGCACCGCCCGCGAGATGACCATCGACCCCCTGCTCAACCCCTACGGCCACAGCGCCCGCTGGCTGGGGCACGAGGAGGGTGTCCTCCTGTTCCCCGAGGACGCCGAGGGGGGCTAG
- a CDS encoding tyrosine-type recombinase/integrase: MSDEAGFGRPLAEAFRRALTRGDLEAGLDLMAEFLPGAPGNATRKNYLSSLRAYLRWVQEERRSVLHAAEGDARAYLGTLLQKHPDTPATIHNHLTRVRTFYDLLEQHGLHAGPNPFLGLKLPSNRPEEHRDLYSEAEIQRLLAHADPAGRALVLLGAHAGLTGPETVRLRWEDVNASRGQLRVKGREVEVSEELRAALQSHGWEQGQTELFPAPGPVFSFQTDHQVRAAVYQLCRDANVPYRAWRALRNAAGLRLLQQSGDPQLVAARLGLTTLKAVEVWQKLERLGGAKPD; the protein is encoded by the coding sequence ATGAGCGATGAGGCAGGCTTTGGGCGGCCGCTGGCCGAGGCGTTCCGGCGGGCGCTGACACGGGGGGACCTGGAAGCGGGGCTGGACCTGATGGCGGAGTTCTTGCCGGGCGCGCCGGGCAACGCGACGCGCAAGAACTACCTTTCCAGCCTGCGGGCCTACCTGCGCTGGGTGCAGGAGGAGCGGCGAAGCGTGCTGCACGCCGCGGAGGGGGACGCGCGGGCGTACCTGGGGACGCTGCTGCAAAAGCATCCGGACACGCCCGCCACCATCCACAACCACCTCACACGGGTGCGGACGTTCTATGACCTGTTGGAACAGCATGGGCTGCACGCCGGGCCAAACCCTTTCCTGGGGCTGAAGCTGCCCAGCAACCGGCCGGAAGAACACCGCGACCTCTACTCGGAGGCGGAAATTCAGCGTCTGCTGGCGCACGCCGACCCGGCGGGGCGGGCGCTGGTGCTGCTGGGGGCACATGCGGGGCTGACCGGCCCCGAGACGGTGCGACTGCGCTGGGAAGACGTGAACGCCTCACGCGGGCAGCTCCGGGTGAAGGGCCGGGAGGTGGAGGTCAGCGAGGAACTGCGCGCGGCCCTCCAGAGCCACGGGTGGGAACAGGGGCAGACGGAGCTGTTCCCGGCTCCCGGCCCGGTGTTCAGTTTCCAGACCGACCATCAGGTGCGGGCCGCCGTCTACCAGCTTTGCCGGGACGCCAACGTGCCCTACCGGGCCTGGCGGGCGCTACGGAACGCGGCCGGGCTGCGTCTGCTCCAGCAGTCGGGGGACCCGCAGCTTGTCGCGGCCCGGCTGGGGCTGACCACCCTCAAGGCCGTGGAGGTGTGGCAGAAGCTGGAGCGCCTGGGAGGGGCGAAGCCGGACTGA
- a CDS encoding GMC family oxidoreductase, which translates to MSQPHESQPQPGTLPPPPLLDEAQRQALLALVDTLVPALEREDDPHGFYATPGSAVGTHLAAEAYLASLPPPERAGVQQLLGGLALFGLTPDAPQARREAVLLAVAGSSPEAAAGIAALRRLCLMLNYTLVSPETPNPFWKQFGYGGPGFSGAAAERELPTLVPGDGETLTADVVVVGSGAGGGVIAGELADAGLRVVVLEAGGQFADAELGHSELWAYQNLYWRGGFTPTADGNVSLIAGQTLGGGTTVNWMNCVPTPPEVRREWAGLGLAGVDGPGFDADVAAVMTRISANDTCSEYNGTHQRMLEGAERLGYRARRAYRNADPQKHDPQHAGHIGFGDATGSKQSTLKTYLKDAVAHGARIVERATAERVLTEGGRAVGVAATVRGEGGSVRQVTVRAPQVVVACGALETPALLLRSGLGGPAAGDFLRLHPCGALTGVFAEDQRNWWGPAQAAIVDEFAGRTGGYGYLIETTQYTTGLFASAAVWQGPEAHKDLMAQHSRSATLIHLTRDHGHGQVALDDQGQARVTYAVTDPVDVENYWHGQATVARLLEAAGAQTILPLSETAQPWKRGEDLEAALAEWRTQPIGRGGHTVFSAHQMGTARMGQDPRTSAADTRGELHDTPGVWIGDTSAFPTSSGANPMITCMALARRTARFIAEAARAGAGTGQAAGAD; encoded by the coding sequence ATGAGTCAGCCGCACGAGAGCCAGCCCCAGCCCGGCACCCTGCCCCCCCCGCCTCTGCTGGACGAGGCCCAGCGGCAGGCCCTGCTCGCCCTGGTGGATACCCTGGTCCCTGCCCTGGAGCGCGAGGACGACCCACACGGCTTCTATGCCACGCCCGGCAGCGCCGTGGGCACGCACCTGGCCGCGGAGGCGTACCTCGCCAGCCTGCCACCGCCGGAGCGGGCGGGTGTGCAGCAACTGCTGGGCGGCCTGGCGCTGTTCGGCCTGACGCCGGACGCCCCCCAGGCGCGGCGCGAGGCCGTGTTGCTGGCGGTGGCGGGCAGCAGCCCCGAGGCGGCGGCGGGCATCGCGGCGCTGCGGCGGCTGTGCCTGATGCTGAACTACACGCTGGTCAGCCCCGAGACCCCCAATCCCTTCTGGAAGCAGTTCGGCTACGGCGGCCCCGGCTTCAGCGGCGCGGCCGCGGAGCGCGAGCTGCCCACCCTGGTCCCAGGTGACGGCGAGACCCTGACGGCGGACGTGGTGGTCGTCGGCTCCGGGGCCGGAGGCGGCGTCATCGCGGGCGAGCTGGCGGACGCGGGCCTGCGGGTGGTCGTGCTGGAGGCGGGCGGGCAGTTCGCGGACGCGGAACTGGGGCACTCCGAGCTGTGGGCCTACCAGAACCTCTACTGGCGCGGCGGCTTCACGCCCACCGCCGACGGCAACGTGTCGCTGATCGCGGGGCAGACCCTGGGCGGCGGCACCACCGTGAACTGGATGAACTGCGTGCCCACCCCCCCGGAGGTGCGCCGCGAGTGGGCCGGGCTGGGCCTCGCGGGGGTGGACGGCCCCGGGTTCGACGCCGACGTCGCGGCCGTCATGACCCGCATCAGCGCGAACGACACGTGCAGCGAGTACAACGGCACCCACCAGCGCATGCTGGAAGGGGCCGAGCGGCTGGGCTACCGCGCCCGGCGGGCCTACCGCAACGCCGACCCGCAGAAGCACGACCCCCAGCACGCGGGGCACATCGGCTTCGGGGACGCGACGGGCAGCAAGCAGAGCACCCTCAAGACCTACCTCAAGGACGCCGTGGCGCACGGCGCGCGGATCGTCGAGCGGGCCACCGCCGAGCGCGTGCTGACCGAGGGCGGCCGGGCGGTGGGGGTGGCCGCGACGGTGCGGGGGGAAGGCGGCAGCGTCCGGCAGGTCACGGTGCGGGCACCGCAGGTCGTGGTCGCGTGCGGGGCGCTGGAAACGCCCGCGCTGCTGCTGCGTTCGGGGCTGGGCGGCCCGGCGGCGGGCGATTTTCTGCGACTGCATCCCTGCGGGGCGCTGACGGGCGTCTTCGCGGAAGACCAGCGCAACTGGTGGGGACCGGCCCAGGCGGCCATCGTGGACGAGTTCGCGGGGCGCACCGGGGGCTACGGCTACCTGATCGAGACGACCCAGTACACCACCGGCCTGTTCGCGTCGGCGGCGGTGTGGCAGGGTCCCGAGGCGCACAAGGACCTGATGGCGCAGCACAGCCGCAGCGCCACGCTGATTCACCTCACCCGCGACCACGGACACGGGCAGGTCGCGCTGGACGACCAGGGCCAGGCCCGCGTGACCTACGCCGTCACCGACCCGGTGGACGTGGAGAACTACTGGCACGGCCAGGCCACGGTGGCGCGGCTGCTGGAGGCGGCGGGCGCGCAGACCATCCTGCCGCTGTCCGAGACGGCCCAGCCCTGGAAGCGCGGCGAGGATCTGGAAGCCGCGCTTGCGGAGTGGCGGACCCAGCCTATCGGGCGCGGCGGGCACACGGTGTTCAGTGCGCACCAGATGGGCACGGCCCGGATGGGCCAGGACCCGCGGACCAGCGCCGCCGACACCCGCGGCGAGCTGCACGACACCCCCGGCGTCTGGATCGGGGACACCAGTGCCTTTCCGACCTCCTCGGGGGCCAATCCGATGATCACCTGCATGGCCCTGGCCCGCCGCACCGCCCGCTTCATCGCGGAGGCGGCGCGGGCCGGGGCAGGAACCGGGCAGGCCGCGGGCGCGGATTGA
- a CDS encoding branched-chain amino acid ABC transporter ATP-binding protein/permease — protein MSGVSPVPARRGFPARALLTALAVVAALILPLVLPLFGVTLLVNILIFSVVVTGLVLLTGIVGLTSFGQAAFMGVGAYTTALLTTGAGWSPWLSLLAGFVVTGLIAWLLGLMTLRMQGHYLPLATIAWGISLYYVFGNTPALGGFTGLTDIPPVHVFGLALTSPRTFAYLALAALGLVALGAQFLLSSRVGRAMRALRGGPLVAEAFGVNTFRLRVQVFVLAALMASLAGWLYAHSQRFVNPTPFSLQAGIEYLFMAVVGGSQHVWGGVLGAGLITLLREWLSDLLPLVTGAQGNFEVIVFGVLVILTLQLARRGLWPLVERVLPQDSVRLLPERIRLPERAQPAPGTPLLEVRHAVKQFGGLRAVNDVSFELRAGEILGLIGPNGAGKSTLFNLITGVNPATGGQILFAGQDVTRLSAGQIHRLGAARTFQHVHLLPDLSLLANTMMGGYARGRAGMVASLLHLERGEEAALQHEALRQLERVGLGGQAHTLAGNLALGQQRILEVARALVADPTLLLLDEPAAGLRYGEKMELVALLRRLRGEGVTILIVEHDMDLVMSLVDRLVVMNSGEKLAEGTPEEIRRNAAVREAYLGVDLDDLTGGAA, from the coding sequence ATGAGCGGCGTTTCACCCGTGCCCGCACGGCGCGGCTTTCCGGCCCGCGCGCTGCTCACGGCGCTGGCGGTGGTCGCCGCGCTGATTCTGCCGCTGGTGCTGCCGCTGTTCGGGGTGACGCTGCTGGTGAACATCCTGATCTTCTCGGTGGTGGTCACGGGGCTGGTGCTGCTGACGGGCATCGTGGGGCTGACCAGTTTCGGGCAGGCAGCCTTTATGGGCGTGGGCGCGTACACCACGGCGCTGCTGACCACGGGGGCGGGCTGGAGTCCCTGGCTCTCGCTGCTGGCAGGCTTCGTGGTCACGGGCCTGATCGCGTGGCTGCTAGGCCTCATGACGCTGCGGATGCAGGGGCATTACCTGCCGCTGGCGACGATTGCCTGGGGCATCAGCCTTTACTACGTGTTCGGCAACACGCCCGCGCTGGGCGGCTTTACCGGGTTGACGGACATCCCGCCGGTTCACGTGTTCGGCCTCGCGCTCACGTCGCCGCGCACCTTCGCCTACCTGGCGCTGGCGGCGCTGGGGCTGGTGGCCCTGGGAGCGCAGTTTCTGCTGTCCAGCCGGGTGGGGCGGGCCATGCGGGCGCTGCGGGGGGGGCCGCTGGTGGCCGAGGCCTTCGGGGTGAACACCTTCCGGCTGCGGGTGCAGGTGTTCGTGCTGGCCGCGTTGATGGCGTCGCTGGCGGGGTGGCTGTACGCACACAGCCAGCGCTTCGTGAACCCCACGCCCTTCAGCCTCCAGGCGGGCATCGAGTACCTGTTCATGGCGGTGGTGGGCGGCTCGCAGCACGTGTGGGGCGGGGTGCTGGGCGCGGGGCTGATCACGCTGCTGCGCGAGTGGCTCAGCGACCTGCTGCCGCTAGTCACGGGCGCGCAGGGCAACTTCGAGGTGATCGTCTTCGGCGTGCTGGTGATCCTGACGCTGCAACTCGCGCGGCGGGGGCTGTGGCCGCTGGTCGAGCGGGTGCTGCCGCAGGACAGCGTGCGCCTGCTGCCGGAGCGCATCCGCCTGCCCGAGCGCGCACAACCTGCCCCCGGCACGCCGCTGCTGGAGGTCCGGCACGCGGTCAAGCAGTTCGGGGGATTGAGGGCGGTGAACGACGTGTCCTTCGAGTTGCGGGCCGGGGAGATTCTGGGCCTGATCGGGCCGAACGGCGCGGGCAAGAGCACCCTCTTTAACCTGATCACGGGCGTGAACCCGGCCACGGGCGGGCAGATCCTCTTTGCCGGGCAGGACGTCACGCGGCTGAGCGCGGGGCAGATTCACCGGCTGGGCGCGGCGCGCACCTTCCAGCATGTTCACCTGCTGCCGGACCTCAGCCTGCTGGCGAACACCATGATGGGCGGCTACGCGCGGGGCCGGGCGGGCATGGTGGCCAGCCTGCTGCACCTGGAACGCGGGGAGGAGGCGGCGCTGCAACACGAGGCGCTGCGGCAACTGGAGCGCGTGGGGCTGGGCGGGCAGGCGCACACGCTGGCCGGAAATCTGGCGCTGGGGCAGCAGCGCATTCTGGAGGTGGCGCGCGCGCTGGTGGCCGACCCCACGCTGCTGCTGCTGGACGAACCCGCCGCCGGGCTGCGCTACGGCGAGAAGATGGAACTGGTCGCCCTGCTGCGGCGGCTGCGCGGCGAGGGCGTGACCATCCTGATCGTCGAGCACGACATGGACCTGGTGATGAGTCTGGTGGACCGCCTGGTGGTGATGAACTCCGGCGAGAAGCTGGCCGAGGGGACGCCCGAGGAGATTCGCCGCAACGCCGCCGTCCGTGAGGCGTACCTGGGTGTGGACCTGGACGACCTGACCGGGGGGGCGGCATGA
- a CDS encoding cation diffusion facilitator family transporter codes for MTLPPPSQAQREQQLLRLSIWLTVGLAVLSLVVGVWVGSESIIFDGFFSGVNVLMTSAALLVARLVAREGSRRFQYGYWHLEPLVSAFNGAIMTLICLVAFVNGVNGLRDGGQTVEVGPASIYTILACIASFVMYLYVLRASQGLNSELLRIDAREWLVEGVLSAGIFVGFVLAALLGNTRGASLAPYVDPLIVMVLALLLLPLPLGIVRRALREVFLIAPAELDAQVREVLTRLGQRHGFQDYRSYVAKSGRVRYIDINIITPPDFGRQGVAGLDQIREEIRHDLEEADTQLWLTVSFTADPKWA; via the coding sequence ATGACTCTCCCTCCTCCCTCTCAAGCGCAGCGAGAGCAGCAGCTCCTCCGGCTCTCCATCTGGTTGACGGTTGGGCTGGCTGTGCTGAGCCTGGTCGTAGGCGTCTGGGTCGGCTCCGAGTCCATCATCTTCGACGGCTTCTTCTCGGGCGTGAACGTGCTGATGACCTCCGCGGCGCTGCTGGTCGCCAGGCTGGTGGCCCGTGAGGGCAGCCGCCGCTTCCAGTACGGCTACTGGCACCTGGAACCCCTGGTCAGCGCCTTCAACGGCGCGATCATGACGCTGATCTGCCTCGTGGCCTTTGTCAACGGCGTCAATGGGCTGCGCGACGGGGGACAGACCGTCGAGGTAGGACCGGCGAGCATCTACACCATCCTCGCCTGTATCGCCAGCTTCGTCATGTATCTGTATGTCCTCCGGGCCAGCCAGGGCTTGAACTCGGAACTGCTGAGAATCGACGCGCGGGAGTGGCTGGTCGAGGGCGTCCTGTCCGCCGGAATCTTCGTGGGCTTTGTCCTCGCTGCGCTTCTTGGAAACACGCGCGGCGCGTCTCTGGCCCCTTACGTGGACCCCCTGATTGTCATGGTCCTGGCCCTGCTGCTGCTTCCGCTCCCGCTGGGGATCGTGCGGCGTGCGCTGCGGGAAGTCTTCCTGATCGCCCCCGCCGAGCTTGACGCCCAGGTCCGCGAGGTCCTGACCAGGCTCGGGCAGCGTCACGGCTTTCAGGACTACCGCAGTTACGTCGCCAAATCGGGCCGGGTGCGCTACATCGACATCAATATCATCACCCCCCCTGACTTCGGGAGGCAGGGCGTCGCAGGTCTCGATCAGATCCGGGAGGAGATCAGGCATGACCTGGAGGAGGCCGACACGCAACTCTGGCTGACAGTGTCATTCACCGCCGACCCCAAGTGGGCCTGA
- a CDS encoding branched-chain amino acid ABC transporter permease, with the protein MDFQIASILAADGLTNGAVYALLALATVLVFAVTRVIFIPLGEFVVFGTLTLASFQLGKVPGTLALLLVLLGVAALMEAVTWLRRGQAGRGLLTLAGAAVLGAALWALAGWLVPLKPPLWAQVLLTLALVAPLGPLIYRTVYQPLQNATVLVLLIASVALHLVLTGLALVFFGPEGSRTPAFAPGNVTLGQVTLSNQSLLVILVSALLMLGLYFFFERTMPGKALRATAVNRLGARLVGISPSSAGTLTFGLAALIGGLGGMLIGPSVAMTYDSGFLIGLKGFIGAIIGGLVSYPLAAAGAVLVGLIESFASFSLSAWKEVIVFTLILPVLLWRSLTTRHIPEEEE; encoded by the coding sequence GTGGACTTTCAGATTGCTTCCATCCTGGCGGCGGACGGGCTGACCAACGGCGCGGTGTATGCGCTGCTGGCGCTGGCGACCGTGCTGGTCTTTGCCGTGACGCGGGTGATTTTCATTCCGCTGGGTGAGTTCGTGGTGTTCGGCACGCTGACGCTGGCGTCCTTTCAACTGGGCAAGGTGCCGGGGACGCTGGCGCTGCTGCTGGTGCTGCTGGGTGTGGCCGCGCTGATGGAGGCCGTGACGTGGCTGCGGCGCGGGCAGGCGGGGCGCGGGCTGCTGACGCTGGCGGGGGCGGCGGTGCTGGGAGCAGCACTCTGGGCGCTGGCGGGCTGGCTGGTGCCGCTCAAGCCCCCACTGTGGGCGCAGGTGCTGCTGACGCTGGCGCTGGTAGCCCCGCTGGGACCGCTGATCTACCGCACGGTGTACCAGCCGCTCCAGAACGCCACGGTGCTGGTGCTGCTGATCGCGTCGGTGGCGCTGCACCTGGTCCTGACCGGGCTGGCGCTGGTGTTCTTCGGGCCGGAGGGGTCGCGCACGCCGGCCTTCGCGCCGGGGAATGTCACGCTGGGGCAGGTCACGCTGAGCAACCAGAGCCTATTGGTGATCCTGGTGTCGGCGCTGCTGATGCTGGGGCTGTACTTCTTCTTCGAGCGCACCATGCCGGGCAAGGCCCTGCGCGCCACCGCCGTCAACCGCCTGGGGGCGCGGCTGGTGGGCATCAGCCCCTCCTCGGCGGGCACGCTGACCTTCGGGCTGGCGGCGCTGATCGGCGGCCTGGGCGGGATGCTGATCGGCCCCAGCGTGGCGATGACCTACGACTCGGGCTTCCTGATCGGCCTCAAGGGCTTTATCGGGGCCATCATCGGCGGGCTGGTGAGCTATCCGCTGGCCGCCGCCGGGGCGGTGCTGGTGGGCCTGATCGAGAGCTTCGCCTCCTTCAGCCTGTCGGCCTGGAAGGAAGTGATCGTGTTCACGCTGATTCTGCCCGTGCTGCTGTGGCGCAGCCTGACCACCCGCCATATCCCCGAGGAGGAGGAATGA
- a CDS encoding PucR family transcriptional regulator, whose product MVMLNALRAALALPPVQPDVPLPSPEAAAAALPGVPVQQWRPAFLRLLAQEVRPALPAVLTLLTDLQRTLARPQPERDIVVWLADMTGGQATLSSSWNDVVAQHGTPGGSLMEQRLVQDGRPVGRLQLQADAGWSPLLLLVAEVARLARLQAAAAGAARRRVGERQFEALLVGETAGTPEGGPCVLAALRLGKPVPRAGRARDAYVHQLDTLCAVGEGYLYGRRLACLTTVRGDKALWLWQTQDPEREAAGLHAALLAATDLDVRLGVSGRQDGYGRAAAAYRQALQALDEAASPRSLVTFQRLDPLHALLGSAPLTALAEQVRGQLRLADPDGRLEDTLERYLLHGGSLLELAEQLNLHVNTLRYRLRRVEDVLGGQLSEPAFVARLYLAFQAGQGER is encoded by the coding sequence ATGGTAATGCTCAATGCCCTGCGGGCGGCCCTGGCCCTGCCCCCCGTGCAGCCGGACGTGCCTCTGCCCTCCCCCGAGGCGGCCGCGGCGGCCCTGCCGGGGGTGCCGGTTCAGCAGTGGCGTCCGGCCTTTCTGCGATTGCTGGCGCAGGAGGTGCGCCCTGCCCTGCCGGCCGTCCTGACCCTCCTGACCGACCTCCAGCGCACCCTGGCGCGGCCCCAGCCCGAGCGCGACATCGTGGTGTGGCTGGCGGACATGACCGGGGGGCAGGCCACCCTGTCCTCCAGCTGGAACGACGTGGTGGCGCAGCACGGCACGCCCGGCGGCTCCCTGATGGAGCAGCGCCTGGTGCAGGACGGCCGCCCGGTGGGACGCCTCCAGCTTCAGGCCGACGCGGGCTGGTCCCCGCTGCTGCTGCTGGTCGCGGAGGTGGCCCGCCTGGCCCGCCTCCAGGCCGCCGCCGCCGGGGCCGCCCGCCGCCGGGTGGGCGAGCGTCAGTTCGAGGCCCTGCTGGTGGGGGAAACGGCCGGCACCCCGGAAGGTGGCCCCTGCGTCCTGGCCGCCCTGCGCCTGGGCAAGCCGGTGCCGCGCGCGGGGCGCGCCCGCGACGCCTACGTGCATCAGCTCGACACCCTCTGCGCCGTGGGCGAGGGCTACCTGTACGGGCGGCGGCTGGCCTGCTTGACTACCGTGCGCGGCGACAAGGCCCTGTGGCTGTGGCAGACCCAGGACCCCGAGCGCGAGGCGGCGGGCCTGCACGCGGCCCTCCTCGCCGCCACCGACCTCGATGTGCGCCTGGGCGTCAGCGGCCGCCAGGACGGCTACGGCCGGGCCGCCGCCGCCTACCGCCAGGCCCTCCAGGCCCTCGACGAGGCGGCCTCCCCCCGCTCCCTGGTCACCTTCCAGCGCCTTGACCCCCTGCACGCCCTGCTGGGCAGCGCCCCCCTCACCGCCCTGGCCGAACAGGTGCGCGGCCAGCTCCGGTTGGCCGACCCCGACGGCCGGCTGGAAGACACCCTGGAGCGCTATCTCCTGCACGGCGGCTCTCTGCTGGAACTGGCCGAGCAGCTCAACCTGCATGTCAATACCCTGCGCTACCGCCTGCGCCGGGTGGAGGACGTGCTGGGCGGTCAGCTTTCCGAACCCGCCTTCGTGGCCCGCCTGTACCTGGCCTTCCAGGCTGGACAGGGGGAGCGCTAG
- a CDS encoding ABC transporter ATP-binding protein, which yields MTAQGTPPLLLDVRDLHTRYGRVEALGGVSVQVPQGHIVSVIGANGAGKTTLMNSIMGVLPSRGELLYAGESLRGVPLEARVARGISLVPERRDLFASMTVADNLQLGAYSRRREAWRLDLENVYARFPRLHERRTQLAGTLSGGEQQMLAIGRALMARPRLLLLDEPSLGLAPLIVRDILRIVQGLREGGVTVLLVEQNARASLAISDEAYVLETGQVKLHGPAAELARNEALGASYLGG from the coding sequence ATGACCGCTCAGGGCACCCCGCCCCTGCTGCTGGACGTGCGCGACCTGCACACGCGGTATGGCCGGGTGGAGGCGCTCGGGGGGGTCAGTGTGCAGGTGCCGCAGGGCCACATCGTGAGCGTGATCGGGGCGAACGGGGCGGGCAAGACCACCCTGATGAACTCGATCATGGGCGTGCTGCCCTCGCGGGGAGAGCTGCTGTACGCGGGCGAGTCGCTGCGCGGCGTGCCGCTGGAGGCCCGCGTGGCGCGCGGCATCAGCCTGGTGCCCGAGCGGCGCGACCTGTTCGCCTCCATGACGGTGGCCGACAACCTGCAACTGGGGGCCTACAGCCGCCGCCGGGAGGCTTGGCGCTTGGACCTGGAGAACGTCTACGCCCGCTTTCCGCGCCTGCACGAGCGCCGCACCCAGCTCGCCGGCACCCTGTCGGGCGGCGAGCAGCAGATGCTGGCGATTGGCCGCGCGCTGATGGCCCGGCCCCGGCTGCTGCTGCTGGACGAACCCTCGCTGGGCCTCGCGCCCCTGATCGTGCGCGACATCCTGCGGATTGTGCAGGGCCTGCGGGAAGGCGGCGTGACGGTGCTGCTGGTCGAGCAGAACGCGCGGGCCAGCCTCGCCATCAGCGACGAGGCCTACGTGCTGGAAACCGGGCAGGTCAAGCTGCACGGCCCCGCCGCCGAACTCGCCCGCAACGAGGCGCTGGGGGCAAGCTACCTGGGGGGCTGA